From Syngnathus typhle isolate RoL2023-S1 ecotype Sweden linkage group LG5, RoL_Styp_1.0, whole genome shotgun sequence:
ATTCCACAGAAGCTATGAAAAAAGCATTTTGATTTTTCAACAGTTAATTAATTAACAGCAAATCGAGAATTTTATAAACATAAGcacattatattttttttattttgatttgattttgtttgtttcgGGAAGTACAACACACTTATTACAGCTTCATTTTACATGACTTGTCGAAAAGGGAAGCGGGTTTAAGCAATCTTTCTTATCTGGTCCCGTCTCGATTACAACCAAGGTTTCACTGCCAGACACACAATCTACATTATTACTCATAATACTACCATAATCATAAAAAGAGAGAATCAAAAGAAAACTCAAATTTGACCAGGATAACATctgatttgaatacagcaattacaaataaactggaagtttgaaaatgagttaagcACAGCATAAAACTGGAAGTTTGCATAACAATTGCTATCAATTTTCTACAGCCATATACTAGTTGAGGTTCGCCACCTAACTGTGCACTTACATATCGATCACACTCTTAGCAAAGTGCTTATCCGCTTTTCAGTCATTACTATCACTCCCTAATAGAGGCGTTAAGACACTTTCAACCTTCTGATATATTAAACCTATtatcgatttaaaaaaaaagaaaaaagcaccaCGTCCAGCTAGCCTGCGCTAGCAAGTTTGCAGCCGGGTAGTGAGCTTGGCTAGCATACTAGAATCGGCTCTGATGAAATTCTggtcaaaaaaagcaaaaacgtTACCAATCTGGGGAGACTATCAATATATGTGCATTACATAATTTTATACACATTTTTTTGCAATAAACGGATGGATTGGTCTGTTCGTCGCATGCTGTCACACCCAACTGTCATATGAGGCTTCTCAGGCTGCAACGTCCAAATTTGATACGTCTTCGGAGTGATGATGGCGATAAAACCGAAAGTGCATCTGTTGACATCTTTGAACAAACGAGTACTCATACTCACAGAGCAACGTGTTTTGCATTTTACGATGAGCTTTAGGAAGTCCTCGTTAGTTTTATACACAAGGTGGTGGACAGACACAAAGCTAAGGACGGTCTGATAGTCTCGTCTCATTGTTTACAACGTACTTTGCGCATGCTCAGTTTCAACAGTACTAACGTTGCGTTCCCTATCGTTTGGATTTTGAAAAGGTATATACTCTATTTACAGTAACAAGAGGTCATTTAAACAATGTTACCGTAATTATATATGGTATTTAGAGTCCATAGTAGCGAATATACTGgcatttagtttgtttttttcgGTGATATTTTCGTCCTTACACTAAATTAATTGAAACACGATGAAACGCTCATAAGTAGAGCACGTATCAAAACCCGTAAACGATTGAACAGTAAAAATCGGGGATGGTCCTGGATAAGTTAATTGTACTCCCCCCCACACTCCATTTGAACGTCTAAATAGCTTTGACGTATGATAGCTTTTATCTTCCTTCTCTCAAAAATGTAAGCTtttgtgtaatgtgtttattgtTCAATACGTCAAAATCAATCCATCTCCCAACTTTCAGAGTGTACAGCATTTACAAAGCAGTACACAAGTAAACATTCAAGAGCCGAAACGCAAGACAGGTACCTACCTGACATTTCTCAGAACATTCCAAAAGACATACTGTGAATAGTTGAAGTTGGCTGCCAGAATAAGACTTAAAACGATCAAAGTTACGTGTGCTTTCTGAGGCGTGCCTTTCTGCTAACGTTAGCCTCAATGCGACATAAATTTCTCCTCAATGTCCGCGTTCATCCGCAGTTATTTTCTAGCGCAGTTTTTGTTCTacgttaaaaacaaaacacatttaatgTGAAAGCGACcgaccccccaaaaataaaaataaaagaaccaCGCGCACCACCACCTCCTTCTCTCCGCGACCAGATAGTTTCAAAATACAGACAGAGGACCCAGTGTTGACCAACGTGGTGCCTGAACAAAAATCCCTAACATATTCAAAATTCAGACACCAAGGACCCACTGTCGCCCAACATGGTGCCTGAACAAAGATAATGACATACGTGGAACATTTATTCAAAATCCCGAATATAAAACGTTACGGCAAGGTAATTGTCCTGTTATAATAACATTCCAACAGACAGTCTCAGTACTTTTTATAGAAAATGAGTAAGTTTGAAAGATTCAAAACGCAGTAGTTGTGTTGAATTTTAAGCCATTCCCTTTCAATTAAACAAGCGTACAGAAAGAACATCTTAAAGTACTTACCCACCAACTACAGGAACATAACCCTCCCCCATTGTGTGACAGCATGAATTCTAACACCGTTAGTATTAGAAATAGGATAAAATGCCAGGAAACATTGTTTCCCGTAACTTGTATTTCCTTTACAATATTGAACATTTATGATCAATTTACAAtcatacaaaaagaaaaaaatatattaacgtCTGGAAACAATTAACCCAGTTTTCATACAAGATTAGTATGTGATACTGTAGTAACCTTCCATCAACATGTACAGTATACAAATAAAATGGATCCATCAACATGTACAGTATACAAATAAAATGGAGACACCTGCCTTTAGTGGTAACTATGTTGCAACATTACTTGCTTTCTTTCAGTTACATTTTTATCAATGGGCATGCTGTCGGTTAAAAGTGCCCTGCATACTTTCAGATTTACACACTGGAAATATATTACATCTTGCACATACCCTCAGCAAAATAAGATACTAATTTAACCAGATTCCATGACAGTATAGTAAGATTATGTAAATACCCCCACACACAAATTATGACAGTTCATGCTCGACAAGACACCTTCATACATAACCGAGACTCCAAGAACCTGCGGTCAAATGGTTACAATAAAAATGAAGACCTACTGCATTTTAACAAAGGCAATAAAAAGGTTTAGTGTGCATGACCTTATGACAAGACGCTAACCTGTCAAGGACTAGCGTAACTATGTTAATTAAATCCTGAATGAATGACATCAGCCAAGTACAGGCACAAAGATATGGAAGAACATGTCTTAGCCATTGTGGCTTACATCTTTTTACATatggtcaatcaatcaatcttacAAATTTGAAGGTGAAGCATACCGAAAACCTGAACAGCTTCTATTATTATCTTAAACGTGCCTGGATAAATGCTCCATCTGATTCAACAAATAAGGTTAGGATTTGTAATGGTGTGGTTCATCTCTAATTCTTTAACGCTCAATAAATATCACAAGGGCATAACAGTATAAACAAACGTCAAATAACAAAAGAGCAAAATGAAAAAAGCTCTGATTTACGTTTTTACTCTGCAAAAGCACACCTGTGATGATAGGAGAAAAATGCCAAATGTTGACAGCcgttgtttaaaagaaaaacggaaaaattgactaaacaacaCCTTTGTGGATAAAACTCCACTGTCGTCATGGTCTGAAAAAAGTTGCTTTTAGGACTGCTGCTGTTCCGCTTCGCTGTTATTTTCCACCACTGTATTGCTCAGCGGGCTCCATGCATTAGATATGTTGTTTTCAAGTCCCAGTTGAGCCAGTCCTTCCTCTGAGTTTGGCAATGAGCTCATTGACTCATGCACTGTTACTGTGTGCTCCTCCATCTGTTTTTGGAGGCTGTCCATCTCCtccctgacaaaaaaataaataatttgaaaAACATCACAGCATATTCAGACTAGCATTGGAAACAGTATTCCACACCTCAaatggagatttaaaaaaaaaaaaaagaaaaaaaaaaaaaaagtgtacaagAGCAAAATATATTGGACATGTGGTTTTCAAACTGGGGGGGCTATTAAGTTATGCTATGTGCAGACCAAAGGCGTGCTCAGCGTTCCCGGTGGCCCGTTTCCATATACGTATAGTCAATGCAGTTCACGAAATCAGGCAACTGCACCTCAATAGTTGAAGCGTTTGAAGCGGAAATTTTGTTCCTTTTTGTTCCTGGGATTGAGAGACATGGAACAcagccaattaaaaaaaaaaaaaaaaagatctacagGTATGGCATTTAGAGGTGCACAATCATGGTTGTTTGGTTTAAATTATGGCGTTAGGATATGGGGTCCTTGGAAAAATTACTCTGCTGTAAGATTTTGGGAAACCCAGTACGAGTGTACAACAGAGTATCTTACTTGAGCTGCCGCAAACAGTTGTGCAAGTTGTTGAGCGGCTCTTTGTTGACCGAAGTTGAAGGTTTCAGCAACTCATCAAGAAGTGAGGCAGGCACTGGGCAGTCGGGGATCTTTACTGGCGTCACTGGGTTGGATGGGGTCCCTTCAGTCTTCAACTCCATCCGTTGCTGTTCCAACGTCATAATTTAATGGCAATTCATCTTCAACGAGATTAACTTGTGCACACTTCTGTCAATTTAAAATGctaacaaaaatcaaaaattatTGTTCTATGTATAGTCCAGTATTTTGATATGAATGAGTATTAGTCATTATTATTTGCATCGGCAGAGAACCAATAACTCAAAACAGTATGCAGCTAATATGCTCAATTCTATATGCTAAAAATGCTTTCATCGAGTGAATCCTTCATTGCACCAAAATGAACCCAATGAAACCAAGTCAAGCAAAAGGCTGTATCACCTTTCTTAGACGGATCTGTTTGAGGTCCTGTTTGAGCTGCTGGTTTTGTAGCAAAATGGTCTTCATGCCGTTCTTCAGCTCACCCACTTTAGCTTGTAGCATAAACTTGTCCTTCCTTGTACCATTCAGCTCCTCCTGGATGGTCTCCAACTCGATCTTAATGTTCTGTGACAGACAGACTTAAAATAAATCCAATCACTTGAAAAAGAATAGGAGCCGATCATGATATTAATTACTGCTTTGCAAACTCTTTTCCCTGCCATTGTTTTATCGTGTTACTTAAGTGACATTtctcatttaaataaatacttGCCTGCAAAGCTGTCTGCAGGTTGTCCAGCTCCCTATGCTGACACTCCTCCATCATCTCTAATTGCTGCTTTTGATCCTCAATCTCCCTCTGCCTTTGTTCCACCTCCCACTTAAGGTCCTCAACCTGTGAGTTGTGGGGAAGTTGGACGAGACAATGTGTTATTAGTCGCTACACATTTCCATCAATAGTCAACTTTAGGTATTTGTAACTGTAAAAAACGTAGACTGCAAAACTTAGCTTTTCTTTCAGATAATAAAACAGTCTcccaataatattaaaataattcaaacaaTGAAATCATTTCCTTACCTCTTGGTTAGTGAGGGGCTTGTTTGACAGCTCTTCATCTAGTTGTTTCTGGAGGATTTGGAGGCGGGAATGGGCTTCAGCCAGCTCCTCTTGGAAACTGGAGATCTCTTGAGCATGCTTCTCATCCTGAGATCTGTGGATAGAGTCGATGGTCAATAGTGTTCGAGTTCGAGTGTTAGAGTTCGAaaaacttctcattgcaaatctaTCCATCCCTTTTGGAAAAATTAGCAAAGTGACTTGACTTTTTATTTGAGGAAGTATGACACTTCTGTGGAAAACAATGCTGATAGTGGCAACGGTGACTTACTTAAAACATTATTATGTTGTTGATGATAACGTTTAAGTCTCTTTTACACAAACCTGAAATTACgcaaatctattttttactaTTAATACCCACATGCAGTGCGCTCCATAAATCCGCACATCCCATTTGAGCCGTTAGCTTTGTGTGCATGTTGCTTTGAATGGAATCAGTTTTGAGCTTTGATGGATTATACAATCATTTTGTGAATTAGATTTCCTGAAATCTAAATTTTAGCCTAAACAGTGTTTACTCATTTTTGAAACATTACATTTTTAGAAAATATTATGTAACCAGATCGACAAATCTCAGTAGTGATCAATAACATAATGGAAATAGTTGTAGTACAATATGccatcaaaaaaaaattctgaaagGAAAGTCAAGGCTTTCTAATTGCATGAGTTGTACCGTTATTTTTGTTGAGCACTGTGTACCCTGCTTGGCATTTATTTGCATGCAAAGTTCATAAATAGAAATTTTCAACACTATATGATAAATGTCACTTATTTGAggattttccttttttctcaGCTGGGGGGATGCGAATAGCGAGGGTCCACTCTACGTAGCTGTTATTTCCAACAGAGTCACTATTTACTGCATGTAATTCATTTCCATCGAAATCTGTATTCTGTAACAAATTAGTGTGCATACTGTAGCTTGTGGGCTTCATGTTGCAGAGCTTTGACCAAGTCCTCTTTGGCCTGAAGGTCTTTCTTGATCTCTGACAGTTCCAACATTGCAGCCCTGTAGTGTCTCCTATTGTGTGCCGCTTCAGCCTTTGCCGTTGCCACCTGGACatacaaattaaataatgactaGAAACTCAACAAAGTGCATAGACAACTGCTATTGGAAGAACTCCAAAAGACTCTCAAGATACTCTTGTTAAAAGAAAACCGGCACCCCCAGAGTGCAGGAGAACTTGTACCTGTTCCTTAAGATCTTTGACtttggttttctctttttcCAAGGCAAGCTGCAGAGTTTGCACCACCTGCTTCATTTGTTGGTCCTCTTCTTCTTTGCGTTTCAGAACAGCTTGAACCTGAATAAGTAGGTGCATGAAAGAACAATTTATTTCACTATTAGGAAGATAATCTTTTACACTTTTTTAATCTCAATACATTGCACATTAAATACTCTAACCAAACAACACTCGTTGCAATCGGTGCTTCACCTGCAAGTTGAGCTGTACAAGATCCGCCTCTCGCTTTGCTAAAGCAGATTCCAAGATATTGGCATGTTCGCGCAGTGCACTGTGGGACTGTGTCAGTCCAACCAATTTTCCTTTTTCATGTTCCAGCTCAAGAGCGAGCTTCTTGTTAGCATCTTCTAGTTTTCGGATCCTCTTCTTGAAGCATCGCGACTCTTGAagcttttgacaaaaaaaaaatcacaaagccATTAAGGAGGCCAAAGACGGAATAGGCCAGCCAGGAAAGTATTAAGTGCTATATTTAGAACTTTTAACACGGTCCCCCATATGGCCCACCTCATCTTCTAACTCCATGACCTTCTCCTGGTACTCCTCTAACTCCGTGGAAGTGAGGGATATGACTTCCTCAAGCTCCTTCTCTAACATTGCCTTGCTTTTAGTCACAACCTGCAGTGCAGTCTGAAGAGATTCAATCTTCTCCtgggtaaacaaacaaacagaggtTATTGTGGCATTTAGAATGCTTGTATTTAACAATGGCAATTACAGGATGATTTCCCCCCCCAAAGAGCAATTAATAGTCATCAGAACAGCATTTTAATACAAAAGGCTTTTAGTCACCTTTTTATATTGGTGACACCTAACAcactgcatgcatgcatgtgcacTGCTTTAATTCACAAAATGTAGtgtacaaatatttttgtattgtaCTTTAAGGGATAGTGCACTTATTTAGCCATTCCATCAATAAAAGGTTAATATTCTATCCATAATTAATTTGAtcatttctatatttttcatgtACCTTTAAAAACAATGAGGATAAGTCAGCAAGCAGATCTTGAACTACAGCACTGAAGTACGGTAAGTACTTCACTTAGTGTTCAGATCTGGTAGGTTTATACCTGCAAGATGTGGTTGCGTCCTCCATCTGAAAACTGAGCTTTGAGCTTGACCAGCTCGGCCTCAGTCGTCTCCTTGTCAGTTAGGGCCTCTTGCAGCCTCCTACTCAGGATGCTCACAGCATTCTCGTATGCCTTGTGCTTGGCCTTCATCTCCTTCTGAGCACTGGTCAAATCTGTCCCCAGCCGCTTCATACGCACTTTTTGCTCCGAGATTGCTCTGTTTtgggaaaataataaaactaaGTCAAGGGGAAAGCTGAAATGACCCTAACTGAATGTATGCAACTTGACATGCTAAAGTGTGTAAACGTAATAATCTTTGTGCTGTCGCTAATCAGGATAATAGACCCTCTGATTAAGAAATTTTAATTTTAGAAATAAATTTGAAGAAATACTTCTCATTGCCCAAACAAATTAGGCCAGACTTAATTAATTGTTACTTCGCTTTATTAAAAGCATGACTCACTTTTTGGCTTCTGTTTCCATTTTCTCCACTCTTTTCCTGAGACTTTCATTCTCTTCTGTCACAGCTACAAGCTGACTCTGATCAAACTGCAAGGACTGTGAAGGGAAATAGAaagacttgaaaaaaaacatcactgaCCTTAACTGAATTTAGCATAGGAGAAATAGAAGCAATTCACAATTACCTGGATCTGTGTTTCGAGGTGGTCGCGTTCTCTCTGAATGTCTTGCAGATGACTTTCCATGTTATTGATCTGTTCTTGGACTCTGAGTACTTCTTTCTGCAACCGGCCCTGCTCCAAATCAGCTTTTTGCTTCTCCCCGTGTACATCCAGAAGCTCTTGTTTTAGGTCCTTCACCTCTGCTAGAAGACGCTTTTTCGTAGACTTAAGCTCACTGATCAACTGGTCTTTAGAGTTAGCATCCCGACGATAGGCTTCCACCATCACCTGTGAAGGAAGACGTACCGTAATATTGTTCATCAGTCATGCACTAAGCAGCATCTATCATTTTTCCATTCAGCGAGGCACTGATCATTCTGTAATATTGTTCATCAGTCGTGCACTAAGCAGCATCTATCATTTTTCAATTCAGCTGACCATTCTATCTGTGACAGCCACCCAGCTGCACAATAAAGCCTCCTATGAAAACATTCTCACATTATTTTGTATGAAATTCTTGTAGGGATATTCTGTAGGAAATACTCTTCTACGTTCAAGAGTTTCCAAAAACTTTGTTGACACACACCATAGTTGGAGGGAATTAAATTGCGTGGTTCAATTTGGCCTTTTGTTTACAATTTTGTGAGCAAGGTCTTGCAATAACGGACAAAGTCTCGAGAATGTTATTTTCTCTGCTTGTAATGCTAAATCCTGTGAAGACCTTTCCATGAAATTCTACCAACAGTTTTCTCCAACAGTTCTGTCAATATTTTCATGTAGCATATTCATTACGACAATTTAGAATTGTTACCTTTTGTTGTTGGAATTGTTCCTTAAATTTCTGAACTTGTTTTTTCAAGGAACCATTTTCTTGCTGTAGTTTTTCAatctataagaaagcaaatgccAATCATAACAGATTACTTGAAAGATAATTatcaaacacaaaaataaataacactcATCAAATATATTGCAgatttataaaacaaaccaaaaacctTTTGTTTTGTCACAGTAATTGTATATCTACTGAATTCAGTTCAGTTGATATCTATGTACATCTGATACCCAAAAGCACAACCAACTCATTAGTTTCGCACCTGACTGGTTTTGACCTGCACTTCCTGTTTGAGATGATCCAACACATCTGAGGCCACCAAAACGTCCTCTCCAAGCCGTTCAGCATTTTCATCAAGTTGGTTCTTGTCGGCTCGGGCCGTCTGCAATGCTACCTCCAGAACAATCTTCTCATTCTGGAGGTACTGGATGTTGTCATCTTTGCTATTGCTCTCTGCCTGCAGCTCAGTTAGCTGGGCTTCCAGCTCTAGGTATCGAGCCTCCAGTTGGTTGATTGACTGCTCTTTGGTATGCAGGTTCTCCTGAGTGGTGGTCAGCTGGCGCATAAGCTCCAGATGTTCTTTCTGGAGAGCATGCAGCTGCATGTCCTTCTGAGAAAGGTTCAACTTCATCtaatgaacacacacaaaaaaaaaaaaaaagaaccacagATCAGAGCAACACAGAGGCAAAATGGTTGGCACTGTTGCATAGCAGCTAGCGGTTTGGTGCAACAGGCCTGGGTAAGCAAATCATTTACAATTtaggtacaaaaaaattaaaaatatcaaaatgcTCTTGAAAGACAGACATGAAGGATTGATCCAAGAAAGCAGATTTTGCAACCTGTTCTAGTTCCATTTCCAAGTTACTGGCTGTGTTGGCCAATTTTACTAAGCGCTCCCGTTCTTCCTCAAACTCCTCTAGTTTGTGTTGCAGGTCATCCTCCACCATAGTCTTGGCATCCTGGATCTGCTTGTAGGCAGCTTCGTGAGTCATCATGTCAGCCTACAACACAAAGAGCAGAAGGTCCCGATCGCAATCATGTAAATAATCAAACAAGATCTGAGAACACACATCAACCTGGACCGTCAAAGAGTATGCCACTTTAGATTGGCCAATATTTTGTAAAAACACCAGACAGAATATAGATatgtggaaaaaatacaaaattactTAATTTGGACAGAGTTGTACATAGTGGAAAACAttctgaaattattattattattattttttaactatTTATTTCCCTATTacaaaaaaattgcatttgaaCAGTGAGTGTAGACTTCACATCCACAGTCTAGATTTGTCCAAATATGCTGGTCTGTTTCAACAGACATACGTTCAAACACGAAATGTTTAATGTACCTCAATGCTCTGCAGTTGAACAGCTATACGCTCTTTTTCTTTGATAGAGCGGTGTTGAGTTTCTGTCAGTTGGTGGGACAAGGTCACATTCTCTAGCTTCAGATGTTCCAGAACGCCAGTCTGGGTCATTTTGCCAGCCTAGGAAAGAAGGTCAGACTTTTTGTTTGACATACATTTTgaactttaaataaataaataaataaataaataaataaataaataaataaataaataaataaataaataaataaataaataaataaataaataatattaccTGCATGTTAGCCATTTCACTTTGCAGTCTCACTCGGGCCTCCTGAGCCAGGCCAAGTTGTTGCTGGTACCACTGCCTGACCTGCTGGAGTGAGTCAATCTCTGCCTGGGAGGTTTTCAGTCGACTCTGGAGAGTGCTACGCTCCAGCTGGACCTGTTGTAGTTGGTTCTGAAGACCACCCATTTGCAGTCGCATTTCCTGAACTGCATGATATATTGATATAAATAAGAACAGTCAGGTTGGACTTTTGGCTGACTGGAGGCTTACCTGTGTTGTCCCTTGATGCGAGAGTCGTTTGCATTTCATTCACCTTCCCCATTAGTCTGTTGTATTGGTCTTCAGCCACATTCAGGTCATTGCATAACGATGCCAGATTGGCATTTTTGCTCTCCAAATCGCCTTGGAGCTCCACCATTGCCTTTTCGAGTTGGCTACAACTTTGCCGCAAAGTACTGACTTCTGTTGTGAGGACATTCTGCTTTTCCTGGCTAAAGTGAACCTCTGCCTTTTGAGCTTGCATCTGAGCATTCACGGTGGCAAGCTGGGCCTGGAGCTCCGTCTTCTCTTTTAGAGCCTGGTGGGCAGGACAGGATTATTAAAATGTTTACTGAATGATAGATACAGCATTTGCCGATTAATATGTCTGTCTGCAGCAAACAGCAGTAACAAGTCAAACATCGAGAACCTTTGGTGAACACGTTTTAATATAGTGTACACTAACAGGAAGTAAAACAAAACACTCATTATGATGCAGTGCATTTGGAGCCCACCCCAAAAtatagcaataataataaacactgTTAATAATTAGTACACCTCTGACAATTTCACTCAAAACTATGCTCTAATATTGTATTTTGCCAAAATGTTGTGGCTGGTCAGTGTGTTTGTAAGTACTTCACACTAACCTGGTTGGCCTCAGATGATAAAGATTCCAGTTGGCCTTCTAGTctcattttttctttcaacaccTGCAGCATTTCATCGTGGCCCATTACAGAACTCTCCAAAGAGACACTAAACAATGTAAACAACATCAGTTATTTGACAAGCCAAAAGAACAATCAAAAAGCTGCTGGAATTATTTTTAACTGGTTTTAGTTTACATGTCATCAAAAATACCTGCTGGAGAAGCGGtctacaataaagaataataaaaaaagctgcTTTAATTGTTCTAACTGGTTTTAATTtatatgtagaaaaaaaacaatcactgcATGTCATCAGAAATACCTGCTGGAGAAGCTGTCTCTGCGGCTGCGTGGTTCTACGGCGCCTTCTCGCTCCAACTCCTGAAGATGCTGCTCAT
This genomic window contains:
- the golga3 gene encoding golgin subfamily A member 3 isoform X2 — translated: MEMNTEQSHSTLKLQRTESEQNLKQQGPDGKPNTTKGIHNGPISSDLMPNGDEKSEGIGAAAAGNSHANGSLSPNALLLSTSPPVNSQSQEGSPANQKPSLELENEEKIRLEARRRLEEQLKQYRVQRHKERSHRSTPKNRPFSTLDPELMLHPEALPRASTLAMTKEYSFLRTSVPRGPKLGSLGIPPTKEKKSRSSRTSKIHSLADYKSPEDDVGGERGGIKTADNTMGSVQSTISAVSTLSEVNVMSQSGTCEGERRSGVLLQVGESVSEVDGGDSGARTGNDGNDSDSSSYSSASTRGTYTMFSAAMDRQQGTYTVEGREIAAEAMGQFPSLHEVLQEASDEQHLQELEREGAVEPRSRRDSFSSSVSLESSVMGHDEMLQVLKEKMRLEGQLESLSSEANQALKEKTELQAQLATVNAQMQAQKAEVHFSQEKQNVLTTEVSTLRQSCSQLEKAMVELQGDLESKNANLASLCNDLNVAEDQYNRLMGKVNEMQTTLASRDNTVQEMRLQMGGLQNQLQQVQLERSTLQSRLKTSQAEIDSLQQVRQWYQQQLGLAQEARVRLQSEMANMQAGKMTQTGVLEHLKLENVTLSHQLTETQHRSIKEKERIAVQLQSIEADMMTHEAAYKQIQDAKTMVEDDLQHKLEEFEEERERLVKLANTASNLEMELEQMKLNLSQKDMQLHALQKEHLELMRQLTTTQENLHTKEQSINQLEARYLELEAQLTELQAESNSKDDNIQYLQNEKIVLEVALQTARADKNQLDENAERLGEDVLVASDVLDHLKQEVQVKTSQIEKLQQENGSLKKQVQKFKEQFQQQKVMVEAYRRDANSKDQLISELKSTKKRLLAEVKDLKQELLDVHGEKQKADLEQGRLQKEVLRVQEQINNMESHLQDIQRERDHLETQIQSLQFDQSQLVAVTEENESLRKRVEKMETEAKKAISEQKVRMKRLGTDLTSAQKEMKAKHKAYENAVSILSRRLQEALTDKETTEAELVKLKAQFSDGGRNHILQEKIESLQTALQVVTKSKAMLEKELEEVISLTSTELEEYQEKVMELEDELQESRCFKKRIRKLEDANKKLALELEHEKGKLVGLTQSHSALREHANILESALAKREADLVQLNLQVQAVLKRKEEEDQQMKQVVQTLQLALEKEKTKVKDLKEQVATAKAEAAHNRRHYRAAMLELSEIKKDLQAKEDLVKALQHEAHKLQSQDEKHAQEISSFQEELAEAHSRLQILQKQLDEELSNKPLTNQEVEDLKWEVEQRQREIEDQKQQLEMMEECQHRELDNLQTALQNIKIELETIQEELNGTRKDKFMLQAKVGELKNGMKTILLQNQQLKQDLKQIRLRKQRMELKTEGTPSNPVTPVKIPDCPVPASLLDELLKPSTSVNKEPLNNLHNCLRQLKEEMDSLQKQMEEHTVTVHESMSSLPNSEEGLAQLGLENNISNAWSPLSNTVVENNSEAEQQQS